ATCGTCCAGCCCTGGTTGAGCTCTCCGACGAGCAGGTCGCCGGGCACGCGGACGTCGTCGAACCAGACCTCGTTGACCTCGTGGCCGCCGTCGATCAGCTCGATCGGGCGGACCTCGACGCCGGGGAGGCTCATGTCGATGAGGAGCATCGAGATGCCCCGCTGCTTCTTGGCCTCGGGGTCGGTGCGCACCAGCATGAAGATCCAGTCGGCGTGCTGGCCGAGCGTCGTCCAGGTCTTCTGCCCGTTGACGACCCACTCGTCGCCGTCACGGACCGCGGAGGTGCGCAGCGAGGCGAGGTCGGACCCGGCGTCCGGCTCGGAGAAGCCCTGCGCCCACCAGATGTCGAGGTTGGCGGTGGCGGGGAGGAAGCGGTCCTTCTGCTCCTGCGTCCCGAACTGGGTGAGCACCGGCCCGATCATCGAGGCGTTGAACGCGAGCGGCGGTGGGACGCCCGCGCGCTGCATCTCGTCGTACCAGAGGTGGCGCTGCAGGTCGCTCCAGCCGCGGCCGCCGTACTCCTCGGGCCAGTGCGGGACCGCCAGTCCGGCGCCGTTCATGACGCGCATGGCCTCGACGATCTGCTCCTTGGAGAGCTCTCGCCCCTCGATCACCGTCTGCCTGATCTCCTCGGGCACC
This genomic interval from Nocardioides euryhalodurans contains the following:
- a CDS encoding acyl-CoA dehydrogenase family protein, whose translation is MRLQLSEDDRAFREEMRRFFTTEVPEEIRQTVIEGRELSKEQIVEAMRVMNGAGLAVPHWPEEYGGRGWSDLQRHLWYDEMQRAGVPPPLAFNASMIGPVLTQFGTQEQKDRFLPATANLDIWWAQGFSEPDAGSDLASLRTSAVRDGDEWVVNGQKTWTTLGQHADWIFMLVRTDPEAKKQRGISMLLIDMSLPGVEVRPIELIDGGHEVNEVWFDDVRVPGDLLVGELNQGWTIAKFLLGNERVGVAPVTATKRALARLKEVAADVVADDPLARARIAELENELLALELTALRVAAHSTDGEPHPASSVLKLKGSELQQAVSELAVDLAGPGSLASGADDDSALASWQRGSTPRYLNLRKASIYGGSNEIQRQIIASRILGL